The following are from one region of the Anguilla rostrata isolate EN2019 chromosome 7, ASM1855537v3, whole genome shotgun sequence genome:
- the stmp1 gene encoding short transmembrane mitochondrial protein 1: protein MLQFLVGFTLGNVVGMYLAQNYDVPNISKKIEDFKKDVEAKKKPPE from the exons ATGTTGCAGTTTTTG GTTGGGTTCACGTTGGGTAATGTGGTCGGGATGTATCTTGCTCAGAACTACGAC GTCCCCAATATTTCAAAGAAGATTGAAGACTTCAAGAAAGACGTGGAAGCAAAGAAAAAACCCCCAGAGTGA